The Stomoxys calcitrans chromosome 3, idStoCalc2.1, whole genome shotgun sequence genome includes a region encoding these proteins:
- the LOC106085294 gene encoding 5'-3' exonuclease PLD3: protein MVNNKKLSVKLDMSDNLLTPSAHKVKCVYVLYTLTLLITALTMVMVFQQYLKGFAELDVQNDKQSIDVDDMCHLQLVESIPEHLNFSEHSPKFLSTYDAWKILLNSTESVLNIGSLYWTLLGSDVINDSSAWQGEDIFKNLMDLGMEGKIKIRIAQSAPTDLSPNFDTAELQRKCAAEVRSLNFTRLLGGGVLHTKFWISDHKHVYLGSANMDWRSLTQVKEMGVLALNCSTLAVDLEKVFEEYWLLANDTAKIPKEWPLEYATQFNFQNPMDLFVNNKYSQPALLSSSPPPLTASGRVHDIDAIVEIISTARKFVNIAVMDYVPLMMYSKEKTYWSTIDDALRSAAIDRKVQIKLLISWWKHSNPSEDYFLRSLQALSNSLPNVDIQIKRFIVPSNDHEAKIPFGRVNHNKYMVTDNVAYIGTSNWSGDYFTNTAGVGLVLMDTIEMVNISTIRQDLLGVFERDWNSEYTKDLESK from the coding sequence ATggtaaacaataaaaaattatcagtcaaattggatatgTCAGACAACCTGTTAACTCCATCGGCTCACAAAGTCAAATGTGTCTACGTGTTGTATACTTTGACGCTATTAATAACGGCATTGACCATGGTCATGGTATTCCAACAGTATTTAAAAGGCTTTGCTGAACTCGATGTGCAAAATGATAAACAATCGATCGATGTTGACGACATGTGCCATCTTCAGTTGGTCGAGAGCATTCCGGAACATTTGAATTTCTCAGAGCATAGTCCAAAGTTTTTGTCAACATATGATGCTTGGAAAATATTATTGAACTCTACAGAGTCTGTTTTGAATATTGGTTCGTTGTACTGGACGCTGTTGGGCTCGGACGTTATAAACGATAGCAGTGCTTGGCAAGGAGAAGATATTTTCAAGAATTTAATGGACTTGGGGATGGAGGGTAAAATTAAAATTCGCATAGCTCAAAGTGCTCCGACAGACTTATCCCCAAATTTCGATACAGCGGAACTTCAACGAAAATGTGCAGCCGAGGTCAGGTCCTTGAATTTTACCCGTCTGTTGGGCGGTGGGGTTTTGCACACAAAGTTTTGGATATCGGACCATAAACACGTTTATCTCGGCAGCGCCAATATGGACTGGCGGTCTTTAACGCAGGTCAAAGAGATGGGAGTGCTGGCCTTGAATTGTTCCACATTGGCCGTTGATTTGGAAAAGGTGTTTGAAGAATATTGGTTACTGGCCAATGACACAGCCAAAATACCGAAAGAGTGGCCCTTGGAATATGCTACTCAGTTTAACTTTCAAAATCCCATGGATCTTTTTGTTAACAATAAATACAGCCAACCTGCTTTACTCTCGAGTTCTCCACCACCCTTAACTGCTAGCGGCCGTGTACATGATATTGATGCTATAGTGGAGATAATTTCAACGGCCCGGAAGTTTGTTAACATTGCTGTAATGGATTACGTTCCCTTAATGATGTACTCGAAAGAGAAGACTTATTGGTCCACCATTGATGATGCTCTTCGTTCGGCTGCTATAGATCGGAAGGTTCAAATCAAATTGCTTATATCATGGTGGAAACATTCGAATCCCTCTGAAGATTACTTTTTGAGATCTCTGCAAGCTTTGTCGAATTCCCTGCCCAATGTGGACATACAAATTAAACGCTTCATTGTGCCATCTAATGATCATGAGGCGAAGATTCCCTTCGGTCGGGTAAATCATAACAAATACATGGTAACCGATAATGTAGCCTACATCGGTACATCCAATTGGTCGGGTGATTATTTCACTAACACAGCAGGAGTGGGTCTTGTATTGATGGATACTATCGAAATGGTCAATATATCAACAATTCGTCAAGATCTTCTAGGTGTTTTCGAGAGAGATTGGAATAGTGAATACACAAAGGATTTAGAATCCAAGTAG